In Acidimicrobiales bacterium, the genomic stretch GGCAGCCAGTTCAGGGCGCCGAGGCCGGTGTAGACGAGGTCGAACGTGCGGCCGCCGAGCGCCGCCCCGGCGTCGTAGACGTCGGCGCAGACGAACTCGGCGTCGAGGCCGGCCGCCTCGGCCAGCCGGCGGGCCTCGGCCACGGCCGGGTCGGAGAAGTCGAGCCCGACCACGTTGGCGCCCCGCCGCGCCCACGAGAGCGTGTCCTGGCCGAAGTGGCACTGGAGGTGGACGAGGTCGCGGCCGGCCACGTCCCCCACCTCGGCCACCTCGAAGTCCCGCACGGTGTCCCGCCCGGCGAGGAAGCCGTCGACGTCGTAGAAGGCGCTGCCGACGTGGATCGGGACTCGCTCGTCCCAGCACGCCCGGTTGGCCGCCCGCCACTCCCGCGGCGCCGGTCCGGGGCTCACGGCGGTCAGGCCAGGCGGGGGGCGAGGTGGTCGACGAGCGCGTCGACCGGCACCCGGTCCTGCGCCATCGAGTCCCGCTCCCGCACGGTCACGGCGTCGTCCTCCAGGCTGTCGAAGTCGACCGTCACGCAGTACGGCGTGCCGATCTCGTCCTGGCGGCGGTAGCGACGGCCGATCGCCTGGGTCTCGTCGTACTCGCACATGAAGTGGGGCTGGAGGCGGCGCAACACCTCGCGGGCGAGCGGCGTGAGGCTCTCCTTCTTGGAGAGCGGCAGCACGGCCACCTGGTACGGCGCCAGGCGGTGGTGGAGGCGCAGCACCGTGCGGGTCTCGCCCCGCACCTCCTCCTCGTCGTAGGCGGCGAGCAGGAACGCCATCATCGCCCTGGTGGCGCCGGCCGCGGGCTCGACCACGTGGGGCACGTAGTGCTCGCCGCTCGCCTGGTCGAAGTACTCGAGGCGGGTGCCGGAGGCGGTGGCGTGCTGGCGGAGGTCGAAGTCGGTGCGGTTGGCGATGCCCTCGAGCTCGCCCCAGCCCCACGGGTAGAGGAACTCGACGTCGGCGGTGCCGGCCGAGTAGTGGCTCAGCTCGTCGGCGTCGTGGTGGCGCAGGCGCAGCATCGACTCGGCGATGCCGAGGTCCACGTACCAGCGCAGCCGCTCCTCGCACCAGAACTCGAACCACTTCACGCCCTCGTCGGGCGGCACGAAGTACTCGAGCTCCATCTGCTCGAACTCGCGGGTGCGGAAGATGAAGTTGCCGGGGGTGATCTCGTTGCGGAACGACTTGCCGACCTGCGCGATGCCGAACGGCGGGCGCTTCCGCGACGTGTGCAGCACGTTGGCGAAGTTCACGAACATGCCCTGGGCCGTCTCGGGCCGCAGGAAGGCGACCGTGGCCGCCTCCTCCACCGGGCCGGCGTGGGTCTTGAACATCAGGTTGAACTGACGGGGCTCGGTGAAGCTCTTCGTCGCGCCGCAGTTCGGGCACGTGTCGGGGTCGTCGAGCTGGTCGGCCCGGAAGCGCTCGTTGCAGACCTTGCAGTCGACGAGCGGGTCGGTGAAGTTCTCGAGGTGGCCGGACGCCTCCCAGATGGCGGGCGGCGACAGGATGGCGGCGTCCAGGGGCAGCACGTCGTCGCGGAGCTGGACCATCGACCGCCACCACGCCTGCTTCACGTTGCGCAGCATCAGCGTGCCGAGTGGGCCGTAGTCGTAGGTCGACCGGAAGCCGCCGTAGATCTCGGCCGACGGGAACACGAACCCGCGCCGCTTGCAGAGGTTCACGACCTGGTCGAAGCGGTCCGGCTGCTGCTGGTCGGCCATGGCGACAGGGTAGCGACGGGTGCTCCGCCGGCCGGCGGGCGTTTCCCGGCGGCGGCCGGTCGGCGGGCGGCGGCGTCAGGCCCGGTCGAGGAGGCGCACGGAGCGCAGGCGGCGCTCCAGGTGGTGCTCGACCGCCCGCGTGGCCAGGTGGTCGACCTCGTGGGTGGCGGCCGACGGCGGAGCGGCGAGGGCGGCGCCGAGGCGGCCGCCGAGCACCTGCCGGAGCAGGTCGAGGGCCTCGTCGGACAGGGCCGTCCCGCGCCCGCAGGACCGGCACAGCACGCCGCCCTCCTCGAGGTCGAACCCGCCGCCGGCCGGGTCGTCCCCGCAGGCCACGCACGCGTCGAGCTCCGGGCGGAAGCCCTCCAGGGCGAGGACCTTCCAGAAGAAGGCGCCGACGACGAGCGGGCTGTCGTGGGCGGCGAGGGCCCGCAGGGCGCCGAGGAGCATCGTGTAGAGGGCGGCGTTCTCCTCCCGCTCCTGGGCCAGCTGGTCGACCGCCTCGAGCATGGACACGGCCCTCGTCAGGCGCTCCAGGTCGTCGCGCAGGGCAGGGAAGTGGTCGACCGTGTCGGCCTGGGTGACGACGTCGAGCTCCCGGCCCTCGTAGAGCAGCATGGCCACGTGGCTGGTCGGCTCCAGGCGGGCGCCGAAGCGGCTCTTGGTCTTCCGCACCCCCTTGGCGACGGCCCTCACCTTGCCGTGCCCCCGGGTGAGCAGCACGACGATGCGGTCCGCCTCCCCCAGCTTGTGGGTGCGCAGGACGATGCCGTGGTCCCGGTAGAGGCCCACGTTTGCACGCTACCGCCGGGGGGGTAGCCGCCACCGGGATGGACCGGTTCCGCCGTCGCTGGCCGTGGCTCGACTTCGTGCTGACGGTCAACGACCGCTTCGGCGAGGTGAACGGCGGGTTCGTGGCCGCCGCCGTCACCCTCTCGGTCTTCCTCTCGATCTTCCCGCTGATCCTCGTCGGCATCGCCGTGTTCGGCTACGTGGTCGACACGCAGCGGTTCACGTCGGAGATCATCGACACCCTCGGGCTCACCGGCTCGGCGGCGAGGACCATGCGCGACATCGTCGAGACCGCCCAGCAGAGCCGCAGGGGCGCGTCGATCGTCGGCTTCCTCGGCCTGGTGTGGAGCGCGCTCGGGGTGGCCAACGCCATCGAGTACGCCTTCAACGCCGCCTGGCAGGTGAAGGGGCGGGGGATCAAGGACAAGGGCGTCGCCGTGCTCTGGATGGTGTCGGCCGGGCTGATCTTCCTCGGCTCGATCGCGCTCGGCGCCGCCCTGAACGTCCTCCCCGGCTGGGCGACCCCGTTCAGCGTGCTGGTCGGCGTGGCCGTCAACACGGCCCTGTTCTGGTGGTCGGCCAAGCTGCTCACCAACGTGGGCGTCGGCTGGCGCCCGCTGCTCCCCGGCGCCATCGCCGCCGGCGTCGCCTTCGAG encodes the following:
- a CDS encoding glycine--tRNA ligase, whose amino-acid sequence is MADQQQPDRFDQVVNLCKRRGFVFPSAEIYGGFRSTYDYGPLGTLMLRNVKQAWWRSMVQLRDDVLPLDAAILSPPAIWEASGHLENFTDPLVDCKVCNERFRADQLDDPDTCPNCGATKSFTEPRQFNLMFKTHAGPVEEAATVAFLRPETAQGMFVNFANVLHTSRKRPPFGIAQVGKSFRNEITPGNFIFRTREFEQMELEYFVPPDEGVKWFEFWCEERLRWYVDLGIAESMLRLRHHDADELSHYSAGTADVEFLYPWGWGELEGIANRTDFDLRQHATASGTRLEYFDQASGEHYVPHVVEPAAGATRAMMAFLLAAYDEEEVRGETRTVLRLHHRLAPYQVAVLPLSKKESLTPLAREVLRRLQPHFMCEYDETQAIGRRYRRQDEIGTPYCVTVDFDSLEDDAVTVRERDSMAQDRVPVDALVDHLAPRLA
- the recO gene encoding DNA repair protein RecO, giving the protein MGLYRDHGIVLRTHKLGEADRIVVLLTRGHGKVRAVAKGVRKTKSRFGARLEPTSHVAMLLYEGRELDVVTQADTVDHFPALRDDLERLTRAVSMLEAVDQLAQEREENAALYTMLLGALRALAAHDSPLVVGAFFWKVLALEGFRPELDACVACGDDPAGGGFDLEEGGVLCRSCGRGTALSDEALDLLRQVLGGRLGAALAAPPSAATHEVDHLATRAVEHHLERRLRSVRLLDRA
- a CDS encoding YihY/virulence factor BrkB family protein: MDRFRRRWPWLDFVLTVNDRFGEVNGGFVAAAVTLSVFLSIFPLILVGIAVFGYVVDTQRFTSEIIDTLGLTGSAARTMRDIVETAQQSRRGASIVGFLGLVWSALGVANAIEYAFNAAWQVKGRGIKDKGVAVLWMVSAGLIFLGSIALGAALNVLPGWATPFSVLVGVAVNTALFWWSAKLLTNVGVGWRPLLPGAIAAGVAFEVLKAVGTLLIPRAVSSSSALYGSIGTIFALITWLFLLGRILVYSSVLNVVLHERKVGTATMEIETPKVPGETPTAGDRGGAVKETASVS